CTAAAAGTGATTCATTAAAGACTTCATTTTGTATCTTTAAATTTTTAGAAAAGGAATTGGGATCCCATTTTAAGTCAAATTGAATTGGTTGCGAAGAGAGATTTGTTTTTGCGAATTTCCAATTGATAAGAGACAAATTTCCCATCGATATAGTTGCGTCTTTGATTTGGTAATGAATGGAAATATCCATTTCAGGATTTTGTTCGTTGTTTTGCCAAAAAATTGTAATAATACCAGAGTTATGCGAAGGATAAACTGTTTCTGGAAATACTTCTAAATATGTTATTTCCGCATCTTTTTTGATTAAAAAGGAAGGCCTTTTGATCCCAATTTTGGATTGGTCCTTTTTGATTCGAAAGGATTCATTTACATCCGCACTTCCATCTGCATGAAAGTGAATTGAAATTTTATGATTTGAAGATTCAAAATACGAAGTTGGTTCTGGCCCACTGGAAGAAGTATAGGAATTGTTTGTATGATTTGATTTTGATGAGGAAGAACTGGAGTTATAAGAAGGTTTATAACTCGAATAGGACGATCGACTACTACTCGAATTTGAGGATCGGTATGAATTTCCCATCCCTGGTCTTGCATCGAAGGATGGAATCCAAAAAACAGAGAGGGAAAGTATCGTAATGAACTTAAGCAAGGTATTTTTTTTCGACTCTCACTTTATCCATTGAACTAATTTTAAATTCTTTCGCTAAGTCTTCTAAGAATTGGATTTCTGCTTGGTTTAGTGAACCATCAGAAGCCACAATACATACTGCATCTTCAAAAAAATTAAGAGCGTATTCATCACTGTCAGCGACTACCTTTGAAATGGTTTTCATCGGAAGAGGGTTTTCAAATGTTTTGGAAAGAATCTCTAATACTTGTTTTTTCTGTGATTGAAATCCGCTGAGTAAACAATCGGGTTCAAACAGTACATTCACAAGTTCACCAACGATTTCCCCTTCCTTTTTTTTGAACTGGCCATCCGCATTACAGGCGTAGGACCACAAACTCAAAAGTACTTTTGCATATTCTATGTGTAGGTCACTTTCAATATCGAGGGTTTTGTGGATGGATTCAGGGTGAATCTTTTTATTGCCCTTGACTTGTTTCAAATTTTGAACGATTTTCTTAGCCATAACAAACAGGAAGTTTATTGTGAATCTCCCTTCCTTCAACTTCATTTTTTTCCGCTTTTCTTGATTTTTCTCAAAAATAGGCTGAATTGGAAAATCCCGTTTGGAAACTGGAATTAA
The sequence above is a segment of the Leptospira levettii genome. Coding sequences within it:
- a CDS encoding TerB family tellurite resistance protein, whose translation is MAKKIVQNLKQVKGNKKIHPESIHKTLDIESDLHIEYAKVLLSLWSYACNADGQFKKKEGEIVGELVNVLFEPDCLLSGFQSQKKQVLEILSKTFENPLPMKTISKVVADSDEYALNFFEDAVCIVASDGSLNQAEIQFLEDLAKEFKISSMDKVRVEKKYLA